The DNA segment TCTTTGGTGTTTTGGAATGGAAAGTCAATCATAATCATTGGAATATTGTGTATACGCGCAATGTTTTCGTACCATTTGGTCATCATATTACAGATGTTGTTACAACAAAGTACGAAATCAGGTTGCGGCATCTTCCGTGCATCAGTCGGTTCGCCGGCTGCAAAGGCAAGGGAAATCCGGGCGTAGCCGCAGATGTCGTTATCGTAACCCATGTCTTCAGCTGTATTGCAAAGACGGAGACCATCTTTTTTAGCCGCCGTAGTCGCAGCGTGATTTTCAGGGTAAACGACTTGCAGATCAAATGCCTTGGCAAGTTCAATCGGGAATTTGGACGAGCTCCAACCTACCAATTCGCCTCGCTGTTTTGCATCCCATGCATCACCATACACGGCATCGACAACGCCTCTAAGTACTGCCGCTGCGGGTTTGTGTCCTTCGACCGGTCTCGGCGTAATGCCCGGGATCTTTTCTAATACTTTCTTAGCCATAATTCCTCCTAAGCTTCACTTATTTAGCTTGTCTTGCTTCTTTCTTAGCTTTATTTTGATACTTTTGGTAACCAAAGAGTGCAGCCCCTAAGGCTCCATTAAGTTGACAAAGTTCCGACGTGTGAATACTGTGCCCAATATTAGCTTCCAACGCACGAACCATACCTTGGTTCAGCGCGACCCCGCCGGTCATAATCACATCATCCTGAATCCCCACGCGCTTGGCCAAAGAGCCCACACGACTGGCGATGGCAGAGTGAATACCTTTGACAATATCTTCGATTTTTGTGCCCTGTGCCAACTGAGAGATGACTTCCGACTCGGCAAAGACGGTACAGGTGGATGAAATAGCCACATCATTTTGGCTCTTGGCATCCAGTTCTTCCAATTCCGATACATCCACTTCCAGCACATGGGCGATAACATCCAGAAAACGACCGGTACCTGCTGCGCATTTATCATTCATGACAAAGTTGTCTAAAACGCCGCCATCCCCAATTTTCAAGGCTTTGGCATCCTGGCCACCAATGTCAATAATGGTGTGAACATGGGGAAATAGGAAATAGGCGCCTCGGGCATGACAGGAGAGCTCAGACATTTGAAAATCTGCAATCTCCAGGGCATTACGACCGTAGCCTGTGGCCATGACGTACTGAATATCCTCACGAGCAAGACCCGCCTGCTCCAATATGCCTTCCACGGCACGCTTAGGCCCGCTGGTCCCTGCCCCCACATCGATGACAATTTTGCCCACGATTTCCGAGCCGTCTTTTAAAATGACGCCTTTAGTCGCTGTGGAACCAATATCAATACCCATAGTATAAACGGATTGACTCATTCTTTTCCTTCCTAATATCTATATAAATTTATTTGATAGCCGTACGCCTTCATTGTACAACGACCCGCTCGTTCTGTCAAAATACCGACATTCAGGATACAGCTGATTAAAATAATTTAAGCCTATATAGAAAGACAGGCCAAGACCTGTCTTATTCTATTTATTTTCTATAGAGGTTATCGAAATCACGAGTTACACGTGGCAGCAGCATTTGGTGTACAGGGCAAATCTTTGAAGGATTTTGGTAAACTGCTTCAGTGAATGCAATCATGTAGTTACGAAGTGCATTCAAGTTAACCACTTCATCCACCATACCGGTTTTAGCACAGAACAATGGACGAGATTTCGTGTTGTAATCTTCAATCAATTCATTCATCTTGTCAATGGTTGGTTGAAGATCTTTGCCTGCTTTCTTGTCTTTGGCAAGACGTCTGGAGTACATAGCAACAGCGGCCGTTTCACCGTTCATAACATTAATTTCTGTAGCCGCAGTAC comes from the Peptoniphilus equinus genome and includes:
- a CDS encoding acyl-CoA dehydratase activase → MSQSVYTMGIDIGSTATKGVILKDGSEIVGKIVIDVGAGTSGPKRAVEGILEQAGLAREDIQYVMATGYGRNALEIADFQMSELSCHARGAYFLFPHVHTIIDIGGQDAKALKIGDGGVLDNFVMNDKCAAGTGRFLDVIAHVLEVDVSELEELDAKSQNDVAISSTCTVFAESEVISQLAQGTKIEDIVKGIHSAIASRVGSLAKRVGIQDDVIMTGGVALNQGMVRALEANIGHSIHTSELCQLNGALGAALFGYQKYQNKAKKEARQAK